A genomic region of Desulfosarcina ovata subsp. ovata contains the following coding sequences:
- a CDS encoding BatD family protein codes for MTSIINKTTIAVFILLATAMAAQAASVRAVVDRNQATVGESIRLQVSIEGGDGEVDLSGLSDFKTISRGSTSSFQMINGRTSRQLIHSYALVPLAAGSLTIPAIPVTIDGKVHYTAPIRITVSKEPPAESGRRDVYVTAEVSQAAPWVGQQIVYTFRLFNAVQIADAKFQAPSFDGFHAEEIEDRQSHRTVINGREFIVTEVTFILVPVKTGTLTIAPAVLQVGLMQRSRRPRPFAGMDAFFGRGEMTTRVLQSDPVTVQVRDLPVRPPGMDFSGLVGHFDIKASLDQSEVKVGDSTTLSVTVSGSGNIMDCAPPAVPAPSEFKTYADNPEETVQKDASGYSGSKTFRTALVPVKAGQYRIAPIRLTYFDVAEGAYRTLSTPPSDIQVRPSATASTDIDVFRAAPDQPQSLKKQVEFTGRDILPLKTGLEALQTRRSMSPLIFGMLLGLPMIGFFVTRTALRMMQKDESPGRIMADRARQALKAAAAGDITDTDFLSALYRALVSAILGRQGAMGTSLTWSEARTRLTEIGWDSADAESAARLLETVESFNYSGGKLDRETRSDLLDRTRQVVRRLAR; via the coding sequence ATGACGTCAATAATAAATAAGACTACAATCGCTGTATTCATCTTGCTGGCGACGGCCATGGCCGCCCAGGCCGCCAGTGTGCGCGCCGTGGTGGACCGCAACCAGGCCACCGTGGGCGAATCGATCCGCCTGCAGGTATCCATCGAGGGGGGCGACGGTGAGGTCGACCTCTCGGGGCTCAGTGACTTCAAGACCATTTCCCGCGGGTCCACCAGCAGTTTCCAGATGATCAACGGCCGCACCTCACGGCAGCTGATCCATAGCTATGCGCTGGTTCCGCTGGCGGCCGGCAGCCTGACCATCCCGGCCATTCCCGTTACCATTGACGGAAAAGTCCACTATACCGCCCCCATCCGCATCACGGTGTCAAAAGAACCACCGGCGGAGAGCGGCCGGCGCGATGTGTATGTGACCGCCGAAGTCTCCCAGGCCGCGCCCTGGGTCGGCCAGCAGATCGTCTACACCTTCCGGCTTTTCAATGCGGTCCAGATTGCCGACGCCAAGTTCCAGGCGCCGTCATTCGACGGCTTTCACGCCGAGGAGATCGAGGATCGACAATCCCATCGAACGGTAATCAACGGCCGCGAGTTCATCGTCACCGAGGTCACCTTTATCCTGGTACCGGTGAAAACCGGCACCCTGACCATCGCGCCGGCCGTACTGCAGGTGGGCCTGATGCAGCGCAGTCGCCGCCCCAGGCCGTTTGCCGGTATGGACGCCTTTTTCGGGCGCGGTGAGATGACCACCCGCGTGCTGCAGAGCGATCCCGTCACCGTTCAGGTCCGCGATCTTCCCGTCAGACCGCCGGGAATGGATTTTTCCGGCCTGGTGGGACACTTTGACATCAAGGCCAGCCTGGACCAAAGCGAAGTAAAGGTGGGCGATTCCACAACGCTGAGTGTCACCGTCAGCGGCAGCGGCAACATCATGGACTGCGCGCCACCGGCCGTCCCCGCACCGTCGGAATTCAAGACCTATGCGGACAACCCCGAAGAGACGGTGCAGAAAGACGCCAGCGGCTACAGCGGCAGCAAAACCTTCCGTACGGCCCTGGTGCCGGTAAAGGCCGGCCAGTACCGCATCGCGCCCATCCGCCTGACCTATTTCGATGTGGCCGAGGGCGCCTACCGCACCCTCTCCACACCGCCAAGCGACATTCAGGTCCGCCCCTCGGCAACGGCATCCACCGACATCGACGTCTTCCGGGCGGCACCGGATCAGCCCCAGTCGCTCAAGAAGCAGGTCGAATTCACCGGCCGGGACATCCTGCCGCTGAAGACCGGGCTGGAGGCCTTGCAAACCCGGCGATCCATGTCACCGCTGATCTTCGGTATGCTGCTGGGCCTGCCGATGATCGGCTTCTTTGTCACCCGCACCGCACTGCGCATGATGCAAAAAGATGAATCCCCGGGACGGATCATGGCCGACCGGGCCCGGCAGGCCCTGAAAGCCGCTGCGGCCGGCGACATCACCGACACCGATTTTCTCTCGGCCCTTTACCGCGCCCTGGTATCGGCCATCCTCGGCCGGCAGGGGGCCATGGGTACCTCCCTGACCTGGTCGGAGGCGCGCACACGGCTGACCGAAATCGGCTGGGACTCGGCCGACGCCGAATCGGCCGCACGGCTTCTGGAAACCGTGGAATCGTTCAACTACTCCGGCGGCAAGCTGGATCGCGAAACACGCAGCGATCTGCTGGACCGGACCCGCCAGGTGGTACGGAGGCTGGCACGATGA